The window tttttttGCCAAATTTGCATAATGTTAATCAAAATTTTTTTGTCATATTGATTTTTAGGCTTTGTGTCTTACCAAAAagcttttctcagaatttcttaaaaaattaaatagtagatttatgtaatttttttctatgtaaagtttgtttttttctatgtaaattttttctatgtaaagtttgtttttttctagcaAGTTCCAATTATTTGTCATGGCTTCTTTAAATGTATGTACTAGCAGATTAAGATAGCTTTTTACTTAGTTATGAAACCATGACAGTCCCATGTAAAGAGCTAATTCTGTACAGTTAACTCCTTGGAatagaaagggaatttttttttttttttttttttttttttttgtagagacagagtctcactgtaccgccctcgggtagagtgccgtggcgtcacacggctcacagcaacctctaactcttgggcttaagcgattctcttgcctcagcctcccgagtagctgggactacaggcgcccgccacaacgcccggctattttttggttgcagtttggccggggctgggtttgaacccgccaccctcggcatatggggccggcgccctactcactgagccacaggcgccgcccgaaagggaatttttttttaaccagttccAGGAGAACATGCTGGCTGAAGGAATCTTAATTTAACTAATAAGATTAAAATGGACTTCTAGGGCTGGGTaaggtggcttgtgcctgtaatcctagcactctgggaggcctaggtgggaggaacacttgagctctggagtttcagaccaccctgagcaagagtgagagcctgtctctactaaaaatggcaaaattagtGAGTGGCATCGTGGCATTcacctgtagttttagctactggGAAGtctgaaggaggaagagaaatgcttgtgcccacgaatttgaggttgctgtgagctaagatgaggccaccacactctacctggATGACAGTGACACTCTGGGGCGGAGGCTTTTAGAAAATGACCAAGTTATTCCAAAATAATATTCTTACCGTGATTCAAGGAATGCCAGAAGCTGTGCacgatggttcatgcctgtaatcacagcactttgggaggcagaggtgggagggttgcttcAGGGCAGGTgttgggaccagcctgggcaagtgtgagaccccaactctacaacaaaacagaaaaatgagctgagcagggtggtgcacacctgtagtcccagatgctcagaaggctgaggtaggattgcTTGGGCCTAGAAATTACTGCTGTGATCATGGCACTGCAGtttagcttgggtgacagagcaagacactgtctcaaaatagaaAAGGGCAGAAGCAAAATCTTAGAAAATTTTAGGAATATTTCAGGAATGATGTAAtcagttttgtatttttgtatataaatattcCCTTGATtaaagggtcttttttttttttttttttttttgcttgtttttgttttaggatgGGAAGGCCATTGTGACTATGTGGTGATTACAGTTGTCTTGCTACTTAGTTCCCCACTGGAATCATGGAGGAGAAACAGCAGATTATATTGGCTAATCAAGATGGTGGGACAGTGGGAGGAGCAGCACCTACTTTCTTTGTCATCTTAAAACAGCCAGGAAATGGCAAAACTGATCAAGGAATTTTGGTTACTAATCGTGATGCCTGTGCTTTGGCTAGTAGTGTGTCATCACCAGGAAAACCTAAAGGGAAGATTTGCCTTCCAGCTGATTGTACTGTTGGAGGAATCACTGTCACCCTCGATAACAATAGTATGTGGAATGAGTTCTATCATCGAAGCACAGAGATGATTCTTACCAAGCAAGGAAGACGCATGTTTCCTTACTGTCGTTATTGGATAACAGGTTTAGATTCAAATTTGAAGTATATCCTCGTAATGGATATATCTCCTGTGGATAACCATCGTTATAAGTGGAATGGTCGTTGGTGGGAACCCAGTGGGAAGGCTGAACCTCATGTTTTGGGGAGGGTTTTTATTCATCCAGAATCTCCTTCCACAGGTCATTATTGGATGCATCAACCAGTATCTTTCTATAAACTCAAACTTACCAACAATACACTGGACCAGGAAGGGCATATCATCTTGCACTCAATGCATCGCTACTTGCCAAGGCTTCATTTGGTGCCTGCAGAAAAGGCTACAGAAGTGATACAATTAAATGGCCCTGGTGTTCACACTTTCACTTTCCCACAGACTGAATTCTTTGCTGTAACAGCATATCAGAACATTCAAATTACCCAGTTGAAAATAGATTACAATCCATTTGCCAAAGGCTTCCGAGATGATGGGCTAAATAGTAAGCCTCAGagagatggaaaacaaaagaacagcTCTGACCAAGAAGGGAATAGTGTTCCCAGTTCTCCTGGTCATCGGGTCCGCCTTGCAGAAGGAGAGGGGTCAGAGATACAGCCAGGTGATTTGGATCCTATCTCAAGGGGTCATGAAACGTCAGGCAAGGGTTTGGAGAAGACTTTGCTTAACATAAACCAAGACTTTCTTGGTTTTGTGGATAATGATTCAGCACTTGAAGTTCCTCAATTGAAGCAAGAGGTTTCTGAAAGGTAGGTAATAGTtcttacttagaaataaaaggaataaaaaacaagGTGGGCCTGCTTTTGAATTTAACACTGGTTTTATGAAGTGTTATAGATACTGATAAACAAAAACTGCTATAAAATATGCCATAACTACTTTTTATATTCTGTGAAATGACAGATCATTTTTCTATAATGAATGTCAGTTGGGTTCAGGATCCTTAATTGTAGACAAATAGGATAATTTATTAGAATGGGGATCttctattcatttatatttagaatGTTCCTGGTATCCGTgggagattggttccaggaccatCTTGAGGATATTAAAATCGGAGACTTCTCAAGTCCCTGATACAAAgtgaaatgatatttgcatataagTTATGCATGTTCTCTTGTGTCCTTTAAATCATGTCTACCTGTTCACACATTACTTCGTTTGCATGGAATCAGTATAGTACTTGGTGTACAGCAAATTCAAGCTTTGCTTTTTTGGAAGTTTTCCCTATATTTTGGATCTGTAGTTGATAGACTCTATAGATGAGGAACCCATGGGTATGTATAGTCAACTCATTATTACAGTCAGCCCTCTGTACCaagggggattggttccaggatctGCTGAGAATACTCGGGTCCTTTAGTTGTCCCTCAGCACCTTCAGATGTAGATACGGAGGGCCAACTGTAattgaagaagggaagagaaataaCTTCAAATCATAACTGAGACAATTTTATCTTAATGAGACATAAAGTGGATCCACAGTAGATTTACTTATATCTGATAATTTATGAATTTACTGGCCTatgaacattttttgttgttgttgagccaGAGTCTCTTTGTATtggcccaggctagggtgcttgacatcagcctaactcatagcaacctcaaactcctgggttcaagcagtcctcttgtgtcctgagtagctgggactacaggttcctgccacaatgcctgactaattttttctatttttagtgaagtgggggatcttgttcttgttcaggttggtctggaactccttagctcaagtgatctctcccgccttggcctcccagagtgctagaagcGCAGGCATGAGCTATTGGGCATGGCTATGAACATTCTCATTCATAAattgtcaaactaaaaagcagCCTGAAGATCATTACTTGTTGAAATAGCATGAttacattgtttctttcttttttttttttttctttatgttttttgagctagtctcactctgttgcccaggcttgagtaccatagtgtcagcctagcttatagaatcctgaaactcctgggttcaagtgttcctcctgcttgtctccttagtagctggaacacaggtgtttgccacaacatccagctaatcaatctatctttctttctctcctcccctccccttctttttttatagtagAGGCTGGGTCTTCCTCTgtttcaggctggccttgaattcctgagctcaagtgatccttccaccttagcctcccaaagtgtaagcattacaggcttgagtcactgcacctggcccactgtttcttttttagaaaaatgtatccTGCATACTCCACAGAGTGTCAAACTGGCTGttctagaaaaacagaaaaaaaaattgatcctgCATAACCTTTGTACCCTCTTACCAACAacttcccatcctccctccccccccccattctcTTCTATACTTCTGTGAATGCtttgcagtatttgtctttctttgtcttccttatttcactgagcatgaTATCCTTTAGGGTCATCTATTTTGTCACAACTGGCagaatttcctttgtttttggagacagagtctcattttgtagctATCAGTaggtggcgttacagctcatagcaacctcaaactcttgggcttaagcaattctcttgcctcagccccctaagtagctgggactataggaacctgccacaaagcctgctaattttttttttttttttttttcatagagaccagagtctcactttatggccctcgggagagtgctgtggcatcacacagctcacagcaacctccaactcctgggcttaatcaattctcttgcctcagcctcccgagtagctgggactacaggcgcccgccacaactcccggctattttttggttgcagttcagccggggctgggtttgaacctgccacccttggtatatggggccagcgccttaccgactgagccacaggcgccgcccaagcccggctaattttttagagacagggtctctctctgcctttggcttatgctggtctccaactcaggagctcaggcaatctacccgcctcagctcccggagtgctagtattacaggtgtgagctaagGAAAAGGTGTTTAATCTGTCCTTGGATAATGGAaaaatttatcattaaaattCCTTTGAAGACAAGGGGTGAAGGAGTTTGTTAGCTGAAAGGGGTCAGGTATATTTTTTTGTAATAGTGGTTATTTAGATTACATGCTTTTGAGCTTTTGATTTTAATGGGTGGAGAGAATAGCTGAgacaggaaaatcgcttgagcttaggagtttgaggttgcagtgagtaaTGATGACGCCATTGCTTTTCATGCCTGGGTAACAgggtgagaccctgcctcaaaaaaacccCCCTGAAAttcaatagctttttaaaaataaaagatgatggATGGTTCAGATTTACTAAGGCTAAAGTGTTCTCTcactgaagggaaaaaaacaacttgAAGCACGCTCCAAGGAATAGCATTGTCTTCATGTGTGAAAAATTACATTTAGCTGTATGTAAACTTTGTCTCCGAATGCTCGATTTGgtaggagaaattatttttatttatttagttatttttttgtagagacagtctcactttactgccttcggtagagtgccatgatgtcacaggactcacagcaacctctagctcttgggcttccgcaattctcctgcctcagcctcctgagcagctgggactacaggtgcccgccacaacacccgtctattttttggttgcagttcagccagggctgggtttgaacctgccaccctcggtatatggggccggcgccctactcactgagccacaggtgccacccaggagaaattattttaagacaGGAGTtgggctcggctcctgtagctcaagaggctaggacgtcagccacatacaccagaactggtgggtttgaattcagcccgggcctgccaaacaacaatgacagctacaacccaaaaaaaaaaaaaaaaatagcccggtggtCTGGTGGGtacctttggtcccagctacttgggaggctgaggcaagagaattgtttaagcccaaaagttaaaggttgctctgagctgtgatgccgtggcactctacccagggtgacagcttgagactcttgtctcaacaacaacaacaaaaagacaggaGTTGGCCAAAACTGGCTTATAGcctatttttgtatgtatataagAATATAGGACAGAGAACATATAATGCTTGCAAAGTCTGAGATGCTTATTGTCTGTCcccttacagaaaaaaatttaccaaCCTCCAATTTAAGGACTTGAAAAACTTACACACgtagggtgccaaaaaatgtatacacattttaagaaaggaaaaactattaaaattgtaatagtcaacatatactaataagaaaagatgaatacaagttacaTTGAGTACCTTTTATAATTGTAGAAGTTAAACGTGACTTGAGTGTCACAAAtgtaatagtttttttcctttcccttttttttcttttccttttgagacagtctcattatgttgccctcagagtgctatggcatcagctcacagcagcttcaaattcttggacttaagtgattctctttttttgagtgattctcttgcttcatcctcccaagtaggtgggactataggcgcctaccacaatgcctggctgtttttttgttgcagttgtcattgttgtttagcaggcccaggctgggcttgaaccacctaccttagtgtatgtggccagtgccctaaccactgaactacaggtgccgagcctagttttttcctttcttaaaaatgtatatactttttgtgGCACACTCtgtatataattttgtttcttcattttccattttatgattaattggtaaaatattattgctttttattactttgttttcgCTAACATTATCAGTGGATTCTTCATTGGTGAttgcactaattttttttttttctttttgagacagagcctcaagctgtcgccctgggtagagtgccatggcatcacagctcacagcaacctccaactcctgggctcaagcgattctcttgcctccacctcccaagtagttgggaccacaggtgcccgccacaatgcccggctattttttggttgcagccgtcattgttgttcgtcaggcccaggctggattcaaacccgctagctcaggtgtatgtggctggcgccttagccgcttgagccacaggtgctgagctgattGCACTGATCTTTATTCAGACTTTGTTTGCTCCATTTGCTATTTTTTgcccttttttggggggggtgagggagagacagagtctcactttgtcgccctcggtagagtgccatggcatcatagttcacagcaacctccaactcttgggctcaagcaattctgttgcctcagcctccctggtagctgggactacaggtgcccaccacaatgcccggctgttttttggttatagttgtcattgttgtttggcaggtcctggctgggttcaaacccaggtccaGTGAACGCGACGGGCGctgtagccgctgagctataggcgccaagccattttCTCCTACtttaaactcttatttttttctttcttggcttcTGTCATACCATTCCATATAGTTCTACTAGTTCTTGATTTCTCCTTTCAGTTATGTTTACTGACTCCTTTTAATATATTCACCTATTAAATTATGGTAATTTCTAGTTGTCTTGCCTATGACTTTGGCCTTTCCCCTCATGTaacattgattatttttaaaactaatagtGTCTTTAGATTATATTTGTCTGTTATCTTAGTTTTAGACCTCTAGATCAAAATAAGTACTAGAATTTTACCTATGTTGTTCATTGTTACAGCTAACGacaactgacttttttttcttttgagacagagtcttaattatgtcgcccttgatagagtgctgtggtgtcacggctcacagcaacctcaaactctagggcttaacagattctcttgccttagcctcctgagaagctgggactacaggtgcccaccacaaccactggctattgtttggttgtagttgtcatcgttgtttggcatgCCTGGTCTgaattctaacctgccagctctggtgtatgtggctggccttgccgctgagccccaggtgccgagCCGA is drawn from Nycticebus coucang isolate mNycCou1 chromosome 6, mNycCou1.pri, whole genome shotgun sequence and contains these coding sequences:
- the MGA gene encoding MAX gene-associated protein isoform X15; its protein translation is MEEKQQIILANQDGGTVGGAAPTFFVILKQPGNGKTDQGILVTNRDACALASSVSSPGKPKGKICLPADCTVGGITVTLDNNSMWNEFYHRSTEMILTKQGRRMFPYCRYWITGLDSNLKYILVMDISPVDNHRYKWNGRWWEPSGKAEPHVLGRVFIHPESPSTGHYWMHQPVSFYKLKLTNNTLDQEGHIILHSMHRYLPRLHLVPAEKATEVIQLNGPGVHTFTFPQTEFFAVTAYQNIQITQLKIDYNPFAKGFRDDGLNSKPQRDGKQKNSSDQEGNSVPSSPGHRVRLAEGEGSEIQPGDLDPISRGHETSGKGLEKTLLNINQDFLGFVDNDSALEVPQLKQEVSESRGWVFLCFRLALNS